A window of Candidatus Binatia bacterium genomic DNA:
CCGCTCACCGCCGCGTCGACCTCGCGCGGGTCGACGCGCTGACCGCTCTCGAGCGCATCGATCAGCATCTGCACGCGGCGCTTCTCGAGCAGGATCTCCTGCTGCGCCGCGCCCTTGGTGGCCGACGCCTGCGCGGCGAGCTGACGCTCGGCGCTCTCGAGGCGTTCGAGGTCGGCGCTGCTGCGGGTCGTCGTGGTCGTCGTCGTGGTGGTGGTCGAGGTCTGCGCGGCGACCGGGGTCGCGGCGAGGGCGACGCCCAGCGCGGCGAGCGCGACGAATCGTGGTGCCTTCTTCATGGTTCCCTCCTGAGTGGTTGTGAGGAGCGTACCGCTCGGGTGGTGAACGCATGGTTCGCGGTACCGAGGAAGAGCCTACCACGATCCTCCGGGAGCGGAACCGCGGCGCAGGTTGCGCCCTGACGCCCGCGTGCGCGGCCTGCTAAGCGTGCGCCATGCGGGTGACCCTCGACTGGCTCGGCGTCTCGACCTTCCGCCTCGTCGTCGGCGAGCTGACGATCTTCCTCGACGCCTACATCGACCGCGTGCCGGCGGCGCCGCCGGTCGGCATGACGGTCGCCGACGTGAAGCGCGCCGACTGGGTGCTGATCGGGCACTCGCACTTCGACCACCTGTGGGGCGCGGAGCGCATCGCGCGTCAGACCGGCGCCACCGTGATCGGCTCACACGAGACCGTGCGCCTGCTGCACGACGTCGACAGGATCCCCGAGCAGCAGCTCATGGCGGTCGCGGGCGGCGAGCCGATCGAGCTCGCGAAGGACGTGCGCGTGCGCGTCTTCCCGAGCCTGCACTCGTGCATCTGGGCGACGATGGGCTCGGCGGCCGACGATCCCTGCCTCGGCGACCTCGGCGTCAAGCATCAGGAGCGCGTCATGCGCGTCGAGGGCGCGATGCAGCTCCTGCACTCGGGCGCGCTTGGCGACGACATCGCCAAGCACATGCACGAGAGCGACCGCCATCCGCGCGGCGAGGGCGGGTCGTTCGCGTTCCTCATCGAGACGCCCGCCGGCTCGATCTTCTGGAAGGACAGCTCCGGGCACTGGAGCGGTCTCCTGCGCGACCTCCGGCCCGACGTCGCGCTGCTCGCCGCGGTGGGCCGCGGCAACGTCGACGGCGAGCCCCACCAGGGGACGCTCGCGAGCTTCGTCGCCGACGAGGTCGAGCTGCTGAAGCCCGGCCGCGTCATCCTCTGCCACCACGACGACTGGATGCCGCCGCTCACCAGGCCGATCGACACGGAGCCGATCCGCCGCGAGCTCGAGCGGCGCACGCCCGGCGCGCAGCTCGTCGAGATGGGCTACCTCGAGGGGCGGACGATCCTCGGCTGACCCGCGGCGTCGGCGCGCGGCGCGGCGCGCACGACCGTCTCGCGCGCGCCGCTCAAGCCCGCGCGGCGCTCACGCGACCGCGCTCCAGTAGACGAGCGTGCCGAAGCCCGTCATGCGCGAGCCGCGCTCGCGCACGTCGCTGAAGCCC
This region includes:
- a CDS encoding MBL fold metallo-hydrolase — its product is MRVTLDWLGVSTFRLVVGELTIFLDAYIDRVPAAPPVGMTVADVKRADWVLIGHSHFDHLWGAERIARQTGATVIGSHETVRLLHDVDRIPEQQLMAVAGGEPIELAKDVRVRVFPSLHSCIWATMGSAADDPCLGDLGVKHQERVMRVEGAMQLLHSGALGDDIAKHMHESDRHPRGEGGSFAFLIETPAGSIFWKDSSGHWSGLLRDLRPDVALLAAVGRGNVDGEPHQGTLASFVADEVELLKPGRVILCHHDDWMPPLTRPIDTEPIRRELERRTPGAQLVEMGYLEGRTILG